In Candidatus Micrarchaeum acidiphilum ARMAN-2, the genomic window GCCTATTGGCTCGATCTTCAACGACGAGTCGTTGGCATCATACTCCTGCATCAGCCCGTCAATAAGGTCCTTTATGTATCCCGTGGAGGCTATTCCGGTAATCTTGGCAAGCTCATCTATGCTTAGGGATCTTGCAGATACGAATAGCGCTGCCTCGACGGTCTTTTTTGCTTCGCTCTTTGAAACGTTATCCTGCATTCTGATCATTTATTAGGGTTATAATTATGTCTCCGAAGAAGATTTCCTGCATCAAAGTCACCTTCCTGTCGTGCGCGAGGTAAAGCAGCGGCACGAAGGCGTTCATTATAAGGACCTGCGGGTCGCTATAGCGCGCAGACAGGCTGGAAAAAAGCAGCATGCCCTCGCGGTCGGCCGTAGCCTTGATGACTTCATAGAGCTCGGCTATTTTGGCGTCTATGTCTTCCTTTTCAATCGGGAAATCTATAACGCGGTTGTTGAATGATATCCTCGTTGCCTTCTCCTGCTCCATCTTCATCGACTTGTCCAGTGCGTCGAGCAGCTCCGATAGGGATATCTTTCTTGGAACCTGCTGCCTGAATCTGGTCACGAGCTGGGCGACTTCCGGAAGCTGCCTTGGCGCGCCAGGTTCCTGCTCCTGGTCCTGCTCCTGCGGGGCTTCTTCCTCAAGCAGCGGAATCGTGTTGCTTTTGAGCTTCAGCAGAATGGAAGCTGCAAGTATCATGTTTGCCGGCACCGCAAGGTTCATTATCTTTATTTTTTTAATCAGATCGAGATACGTGCGCACCATGGCCGATATGTCTATGTCCCAAGGGTCAAGCTTGTTCGATTCGACAAGATGTATTAGAAGCTCGCGCCATGTGGCATTCTTTACGAACTCCTCTAGGTTAAACTTCTTTGCGTCTATGTCTAACATTTCTGATTCTGACTGCATTAAGGTCGCCCAGAAGGTCATTTTATTTAGGGTAATAAATATATTTAATCTTATGCGGGCGCTATAGGGAGTCCCAAAGCTTCCAGAAGTACCTTTTTGATTTCTCTATTTCGTAAGCGGAAGTGCTAAGCTCGACCTGCTCTATGTTGCGGTGCGTGCCGCTGTATGTCAGATTCGCAGACCCGGTCACCACGCCGGCTTCAGAAGTGTACATCTTTATGTGCACGAACCTCTTCGGAATTTTAATGTGTATGCGGCTGTGCGGGCGCAGCTTTACTGCGGAGAAGGCGCAGGCCACTGCAGCAAAAAGCAGAAGAAACCCCGCAAGTTCCATGCCGAACAGCCAGTACGACAGCGCGGCCACGGCTGCGAAAAGCGCTGAAAGCAATGCGTATACCCTTGAAAACAGCGGCCTTGACAACAGTATATTCCTGGCTTCTTTTGTCGGCGAAGACGATATTATGAATATGTGCTTTTTCCTTGACTCGCGCTTGAGTATTGCAGCGTAATATTCGTCTATGTATGGAGATATCAAAAGAAGCTCTCTGCCATGCTTTATGATGCGGTTTATCACCTTGTAGGCCTCGCTGCCATAGCTGCGCTCCGGCACCGCCGCTCCCAACTGCATGATATTATTTTGCATGCAATATTAGTAAGCCTTGCGCTTGCATGCTGCGGAAACGCTCATTTGCGCTTCGTCCTTATTGCCCATTCAACAAGATTCTCGAGCAGCTCCTTTATCATTTTGCGCGTTTCCTCGTCTGTAAGCTTTCCGTCGGTCATCTTCTCCTTGGCTCTTGACACGAATATCTGAGGCCGCTCCAGGGGATGTGCGTTAAGGAACGAGAATATTTCCCTTAGATGGTACTGCGCCACTATCGTGCCGAACATCCCTGCGGATGCGCCCATGGTTGCCACGGGCTTCTCGTTGAATACGTTGTCTGAAGGCGGCCTCGATGCCCAATCTATTGCGTTCTTGAGCGGGCCCGGTACTGACCTGTTGTATTCCGGAGTTGATATGAGCAATGCGTCCGCGGATCTTATAGCCTCCCTGAGCTCCTTTGCCCTTTCAGGCATGCCTTCCACTTCGATGTCTTCGTTGTAAACCGGCAGCCCCTCTATGTCGAATATTTCGAACTCTGCATTTTCCGGGCACAGCTCCTTCGCGGCTGCGATCAGCATCTTGTTATATGAATGCCTTCTGAGACTGCCTGCTATTCCGAGTATTTTCAGCTTTTCCATGCACATCAACAATTAGTTAATATATTTGGGGCAAATAGGAATAAATTATTTGCCTTGAAAATACCTCTGTGTCTTTCATAATCGACCTGCTGCTCCTTTTCGGCGTTGCCGTACTGCTTGGCAGGATTTTGGAGTCGCTCAGGGTGCCCGCGATAGTCGGATACATAATAGCCGGGGTGGTGCTGGGCAACGTGGTTCTCAAGGTGGTTCAGCCGACCGCGATCCTGAGCGCGATAGCAGAGGTCGCCCTTTTCTTCATAATATTGCAGATAGGGA contains:
- a CDS encoding chromosome segregation and condensation protein ScpA, whose product is MTFWATLMQSESEMLDIDAKKFNLEEFVKNATWRELLIHLVESNKLDPWDIDISAMVRTYLDLIKKIKIMNLAVPANMILAASILLKLKSNTIPLLEEEAPQEQDQEQEPGAPRQLPEVAQLVTRFRQQVPRKISLSELLDALDKSMKMEQEKATRISFNNRVIDFPIEKEDIDAKIAELYEVIKATADREGMLLFSSLSARYSDPQVLIMNAFVPLLYLAHDRKVTLMQEIFFGDIIITLINDQNAG
- a CDS encoding NAD(P)H dehydrogenase (quinone), whose product is MCMEKLKILGIAGSLRRHSYNKMLIAAAKELCPENAEFEIFDIEGLPVYNEDIEVEGMPERAKELREAIRSADALLISTPEYNRSVPGPLKNAIDWASRPPSDNVFNEKPVATMGASAGMFGTIVAQYHLREIFSFLNAHPLERPQIFVSRAKEKMTDGKLTDEETRKMIKELLENLVEWAIRTKRK